A stretch of the Bacillus sp. FJAT-18017 genome encodes the following:
- a CDS encoding VWA domain-containing protein, whose protein sequence is MGLEISYPLMLLLTIPAFVLMLLFFRQAKSLDRKVAGILRSIVFLLIIFALAVPQIILPAKTETIVFLADRSKSVQSVEGNLLDWVDEAVSSKGLAKQFAVASFANGAQSEASMSTTKTIPERFNAEVDRGETDISAGLQFASSLLPGTEGGRIILLTDGNETVGKAEQAAQLLKNRGIELDYVVLERKVNGDTAITGLDVPPSLFVGEETPVTITLTSNVATTAAVRLSVNNKAVIQQTIEVKEGENAYTFTHKAEEPGLAVYKAELVNKQDAYIENNSLHAVSTVKGTPRVLVVEGTPNGPLPDILKGSELLVEKTVPEKLPTALGGYLQYQSIIFENVPGHRVTENQMNLIEKAVREFGTGFVMTGGEDSFGLGGYFKTPIEKLLPVDMDIKGKKEMPSLGLVIVIDRSGSMSGNKLSLAKEAAARSVELLREEDTLGFIAFDDRPWTIVETAPLSNKKKTVEKIRSISVGGGTNIYPALEKAYEELRDLKLQRKHIILLTDGQSAAAGDYASLIEEGKEKNITLSTVALGSDADRLLLDDLATMGSGRFYDVSDVSVIPSVLSRETVMTTRTYIEDNPFYPLIEPYPEWSARFAAGVPQMNAYIAATPKTRATVPILSQKEDPVLAEWQYGLGKTLAFTSDVTGKWSGDWARWEGWPAFLNQIVSASLPQYDSEPFSVSVAKEGGETLVTLKSASTEVFPVEASLLSETGTSVDANMKLVAPGEYELSFPSKPGMYYLSLKQTGKKGEVQMYRTGFSVPYSNEFLLEGTNRNFLKELASIGGGKELTSAKDAFRPLKNLPKEKQPISEYLLLAAFLVLVLEIFIRRFGVGVFSKLIPKRKNSDDKAVTVDGAAIERLSVVRKKVSRERPSKTILPGKEKVKRQSGNQTQDEVSVQVNPKGQTKPVNAAKQLTPEQKQERMNRLLEAKKRTK, encoded by the coding sequence GTGGGCTTGGAAATTAGTTATCCTCTTATGCTCTTACTGACAATACCAGCATTTGTCCTGATGCTGCTTTTTTTTCGGCAGGCAAAATCACTCGATAGAAAGGTTGCCGGAATCCTAAGGAGCATCGTCTTTCTCCTGATTATTTTCGCCCTGGCTGTACCCCAGATTATTCTTCCTGCGAAAACGGAAACAATCGTCTTTCTGGCTGATCGTTCTAAAAGCGTTCAATCCGTTGAAGGAAATTTGCTGGATTGGGTGGATGAAGCAGTATCCTCGAAAGGACTCGCAAAGCAATTTGCAGTAGCCTCGTTCGCGAATGGTGCGCAATCAGAAGCTTCGATGTCTACGACAAAAACTATCCCTGAACGGTTCAATGCGGAGGTGGACCGTGGCGAAACGGATATTTCTGCAGGCCTTCAGTTCGCTTCTTCACTCCTTCCCGGTACAGAAGGAGGAAGAATTATCCTCCTGACAGACGGCAATGAGACGGTCGGAAAGGCTGAGCAAGCAGCACAGCTTCTGAAAAATCGAGGAATAGAACTTGATTACGTTGTACTGGAGCGGAAGGTAAACGGGGATACAGCAATAACAGGCCTGGACGTCCCGCCTTCGCTATTTGTAGGGGAGGAAACGCCGGTTACGATAACCCTAACAAGTAATGTTGCGACAACAGCAGCGGTCAGGCTTTCCGTGAACAATAAGGCGGTCATCCAGCAGACTATCGAGGTCAAGGAGGGTGAGAACGCCTATACGTTTACGCATAAGGCTGAAGAACCAGGTCTTGCGGTATATAAAGCCGAGCTTGTGAATAAACAGGATGCCTATATTGAAAATAATTCACTCCATGCAGTTTCGACTGTGAAAGGAACACCAAGGGTGCTGGTGGTCGAAGGAACTCCAAATGGTCCTTTGCCAGACATTCTCAAAGGATCTGAACTTCTTGTTGAGAAAACTGTCCCTGAAAAATTGCCGACGGCACTGGGCGGCTACCTTCAATATCAATCCATTATATTTGAAAATGTTCCAGGCCACCGGGTCACCGAAAACCAAATGAATTTGATTGAGAAAGCAGTTAGGGAGTTTGGAACCGGGTTTGTCATGACGGGCGGGGAAGACAGCTTCGGTCTTGGTGGATATTTTAAGACCCCGATTGAAAAATTGCTGCCAGTTGATATGGATATTAAAGGTAAAAAGGAGATGCCATCACTAGGCCTGGTTATTGTGATCGACCGGTCAGGCAGTATGAGCGGCAATAAACTTTCACTCGCAAAAGAAGCTGCAGCAAGATCAGTCGAATTACTGCGCGAGGAGGACACGCTTGGATTCATCGCCTTTGATGACCGGCCATGGACAATTGTGGAAACTGCACCTCTTAGCAATAAAAAGAAGACTGTTGAAAAAATCAGATCTATCTCTGTCGGAGGTGGGACAAATATTTACCCTGCCCTTGAAAAGGCATACGAGGAACTCCGTGACCTCAAACTGCAAAGGAAACATATCATATTGCTTACGGACGGACAGTCGGCAGCTGCAGGCGATTATGCCTCTCTAATAGAGGAGGGGAAGGAAAAAAACATCACACTTTCAACGGTTGCGCTCGGTTCTGATGCCGATAGGCTGCTCCTCGACGATCTGGCAACAATGGGAAGCGGACGTTTTTATGATGTGTCCGATGTTTCGGTAATCCCAAGCGTCCTGTCACGGGAAACTGTTATGACAACAAGAACATATATCGAGGATAATCCGTTTTACCCATTAATAGAGCCTTATCCTGAGTGGTCCGCCCGATTTGCGGCTGGTGTGCCGCAAATGAATGCCTATATTGCTGCCACGCCGAAAACGAGAGCGACAGTCCCAATCCTAAGCCAGAAGGAGGACCCTGTCCTGGCAGAGTGGCAGTATGGGCTGGGAAAAACATTGGCCTTTACATCGGATGTTACCGGGAAGTGGTCTGGAGATTGGGCAAGGTGGGAAGGCTGGCCAGCTTTCCTAAACCAGATTGTTTCTGCTTCATTACCACAGTATGATAGTGAGCCCTTTTCTGTTTCGGTTGCAAAAGAAGGCGGAGAAACGCTTGTAACATTAAAAAGTGCCAGTACTGAGGTGTTCCCGGTAGAGGCTTCGCTTTTATCAGAAACGGGCACATCCGTGGACGCAAATATGAAATTAGTTGCTCCTGGGGAATATGAGCTTTCTTTCCCTTCAAAACCGGGGATGTATTACCTGTCACTTAAGCAGACCGGGAAAAAAGGCGAAGTTCAGATGTATCGGACCGGATTTTCTGTTCCTTACTCAAATGAATTTTTGCTAGAAGGGACAAACAGGAATTTTCTAAAGGAACTGGCCTCAATTGGCGGCGGAAAGGAATTAACCTCTGCCAAGGACGCATTCAGGCCATTGAAAAATCTGCCGAAAGAAAAACAGCCAATAAGTGAATATCTACTGCTGGCTGCATTCCTAGTACTTGTCCTTGAAATTTTTATTCGAAGGTTCGGAGTCGGTGTATTCTCGAAGTTGATTCCAAAAAGGAAAAATTCGGATGATAAAGCAGTTACTGTAGATGGTGCTGCGATTGAAAGGCTGTCAGTAGTAAGGAAAAAAGTATCCAGGGAAAGGCCGTCCAAAACCATTCTTCCTGGAAAAGAAAAGGTGAAAAGGCAAAGTGGAAATCAAACTCAGGATGAGGTATCAGTACAGGTGAATCCGAAAGGACAAACGAAGCCTGTTAACGCTGCCAAGCAACTGACCCCTGAACAGAAGCAAGAACGGATGAACCGCCTGCTTGAAGCAAAGAAAAGAACTAAATAA
- a CDS encoding vWA domain-containing protein, giving the protein MHFANPFYFFLAILIAAVVLLYFFRKQYHSIINPSNLLWIEAMNEWQASPWLKKLQHNLLFWLQIAALALLMFALVKPLLFSSGLAGEHLIFVVDPSSTMSAEKDGKPLFSSAKEEMLDMADRLDSQQVTIILADEEPEIVLNREDEPGAIKAAIESMHLTYGHENITDSIKLAVSLSSESRGVIHIFSDKVTEASIESLAGKQPVEVHNLGEELDNLSLMSFGASRSGGKVTAIAVVENQGKEEASTNFRIIDDKGEAVFERMLTLPPNSREILDIPSLPDGRYYHAEVLAADGYSADNSASTVLSPEDPPVYAVGDVNPFLIRGLQSIGIKSIQLDDNSLATAEQGGLFLVEGQVPENLPEGPILIINKDAKKTIELNERPKGSASPILEYTAFEKTYIQQAVQPLQGTFETIAESGGHPLIQSGRMNAQPAVIVNFAIEQSDWPLQPGFPIFLYNSYQWLSRQSGFLGNFQPGEEKWLNIDTAGKPLELFNEEGKNLGSFSLEKGNFKAPYEPGVYQASDGESIHYFSVILDDREKEPGFEKSFVLNETDLSKLEQTVDKENGTVWLWLATIALLLLLAEWEVFRRGLGN; this is encoded by the coding sequence ATGCACTTTGCCAATCCATTCTATTTTTTTCTGGCTATCCTGATTGCCGCTGTTGTCCTGCTCTATTTTTTCCGCAAACAATATCACTCTATCATCAACCCTTCAAACCTTTTATGGATTGAGGCGATGAACGAATGGCAGGCGTCGCCGTGGCTGAAGAAGCTGCAGCATAATCTCTTATTCTGGCTGCAAATCGCCGCACTCGCTCTGTTGATGTTTGCGCTTGTCAAGCCTCTCTTGTTCAGCTCCGGATTGGCAGGGGAGCATCTCATTTTTGTTGTAGACCCATCCTCAACCATGTCAGCTGAAAAAGATGGAAAGCCCCTGTTCTCGAGTGCCAAGGAAGAAATGCTCGATATGGCCGACCGGCTCGACAGCCAGCAGGTGACAATTATCTTGGCGGATGAGGAGCCAGAAATCGTTTTGAACAGGGAAGATGAACCCGGGGCAATTAAGGCTGCGATTGAGTCAATGCATTTGACCTATGGGCATGAAAATATAACAGATTCCATTAAGCTTGCAGTTTCGTTATCCTCCGAATCTAGGGGAGTTATCCATATTTTTTCGGATAAAGTGACAGAGGCTTCAATAGAATCTCTTGCGGGCAAGCAGCCGGTTGAAGTACATAATCTTGGTGAGGAACTGGATAACCTTTCCCTTATGTCGTTTGGAGCATCACGTTCAGGTGGAAAAGTCACTGCGATTGCGGTTGTTGAAAACCAGGGAAAAGAGGAAGCGAGCACGAATTTCCGGATAATTGATGACAAAGGGGAGGCTGTTTTTGAAAGGATGCTGACCCTGCCTCCCAATAGCCGGGAAATCCTCGATATACCGAGCCTCCCTGATGGCCGTTATTATCATGCTGAGGTCCTCGCTGCTGATGGATACAGTGCGGATAATAGCGCTTCGACTGTTCTTTCACCCGAAGACCCTCCTGTCTACGCTGTTGGAGATGTGAATCCCTTTTTGATAAGGGGGCTGCAATCAATTGGAATTAAAAGCATTCAGCTTGATGATAATAGCCTTGCGACTGCAGAACAGGGCGGCCTATTCCTTGTTGAGGGGCAAGTCCCCGAAAACCTTCCTGAAGGGCCGATTCTGATAATCAACAAAGATGCAAAAAAAACGATTGAATTAAACGAGCGCCCAAAGGGATCGGCCTCACCGATCCTGGAATACACCGCATTTGAAAAGACATATATTCAACAAGCTGTACAGCCTTTACAGGGCACATTTGAAACGATTGCCGAAAGTGGAGGACATCCGTTGATACAATCAGGAAGGATGAATGCGCAGCCAGCCGTCATAGTCAATTTTGCAATTGAACAAAGCGATTGGCCGCTACAGCCTGGATTTCCAATTTTCCTTTATAACAGCTATCAATGGCTGTCACGCCAGTCGGGTTTTCTCGGAAACTTCCAGCCTGGTGAAGAAAAATGGCTGAATATTGATACAGCAGGAAAACCTTTGGAATTGTTTAATGAAGAAGGAAAGAATCTTGGCAGTTTCTCTTTGGAAAAAGGAAACTTTAAAGCCCCTTATGAACCTGGCGTTTACCAGGCTTCAGACGGCGAGTCCATTCATTATTTTTCAGTCATCCTCGATGACCGTGAAAAAGAACCCGGCTTCGAGAAATCATTCGTACTAAACGAGACAGATTTATCTAAGCTGGAGCAGACAGTAGACAAAGAAAACGGGACAGTATGGCTGTGGCTAGCGACGATCGCTCTCTTACTCCTGCTTGCCGAATGGGAGGTGTTCCGCCGTGGGCTTGGAAATTAG
- a CDS encoding DUF58 domain-containing protein — protein sequence MKAASIVVLSKLQQKRLFVKTRRRSVHKGSRRSGKAGASLEFSDFRSYQPGDDIRLIDWNIYGRTGKHYIKRFLDEQEIHAAIFLDATPSMQAIESKWQQAKEIAAAMSFIILNGEDRLTFYPVAANSSGKIARKGTIYARSVYASVLALNKSNNAGGFSELIVQESLKNIQAAILISDGLESLSAFEGLFRKFAGARIEVKFIQVLSQAELEPQMGGDVQLVDSETGTTVNVTMQEAVVRLYQSRLAKHNESLESLCRKFGFTYVPVSDTHDLQNFLFHKCTAKKVLE from the coding sequence ATGAAAGCAGCCAGTATAGTTGTGCTTTCAAAGCTCCAGCAAAAACGCCTTTTTGTGAAAACTAGAAGACGCAGTGTCCATAAAGGGTCAAGAAGATCTGGAAAAGCAGGCGCTTCTCTGGAATTCTCGGATTTTCGTTCCTATCAGCCGGGAGATGATATCAGGTTGATTGATTGGAATATTTATGGGCGAACCGGCAAGCACTATATTAAGAGATTCCTTGATGAGCAGGAAATCCACGCCGCTATTTTCCTTGATGCGACTCCTTCAATGCAGGCGATTGAATCGAAATGGCAACAGGCAAAGGAAATTGCCGCTGCAATGAGCTTCATTATTTTGAATGGAGAGGACAGGCTTACCTTCTATCCGGTCGCAGCGAATTCATCCGGTAAAATTGCCAGAAAGGGGACCATATACGCCAGAAGCGTATATGCAAGTGTCCTAGCACTAAATAAATCCAACAACGCTGGCGGCTTCTCTGAACTAATCGTTCAAGAAAGCTTGAAAAACATCCAGGCAGCGATTCTGATTTCAGATGGACTTGAATCGCTTTCCGCATTTGAAGGGCTGTTCCGCAAATTTGCCGGAGCAAGAATCGAAGTAAAGTTCATTCAGGTCCTCTCCCAGGCTGAATTAGAACCGCAAATGGGAGGAGATGTACAGCTTGTGGATAGTGAAACGGGAACTACCGTCAATGTCACGATGCAGGAAGCCGTCGTCAGGTTGTACCAGAGCCGGCTTGCGAAACATAATGAATCCCTTGAATCGCTCTGCCGGAAGTTTGGTTTTACATATGTTCCTGTTTCAGATACACATGATTTGCAGAACTTCTTGTTTCATAAATGTACAGCAAAAAAAGTGCTGGAATGA